One genomic segment of Paraburkholderia hospita includes these proteins:
- a CDS encoding efflux transporter outer membrane subunit: MNTLILAARTSTLALAATLCACTVGPDYKAPMTDAPPTWRTDSYWRLAQPSHAPLTPDWWKAFGDATLDTLETQALAENQTLAAASAHYAQARATLANTRAQLIPEVDLSASAARQRISKNRPATSFTVPNQSMVQNDLQIGPTINYDVDLFGRIRREVEGARASAEQSRDDLANARLVLTTDLATDYFSLRELDAEIDVLNRSVQLQQKALDYVTTEHDLGSVSGLDVLQQKSLLDQTRVQAQLLVTQREAFAHAIAALVAVPAPQFSIEPKVVEYAVPAIPLGLPSDVLQRRPDIASAERAMAAANAQIGVAKAAFFPSLTLTPGIGWQSTDLASLFSAPSLVWTLGTAVSQVVFDGGRRAANVDFASEGYKAAQANYRQTVLTAFQQVQDGITGLSVLDSAASQSHDAVADAQRLLSLANDRYSGGLVAYLDVITAQQSLLTSQRTDVQIHGQQMTTSVALVKALGGGWDVQQTDAQRMPGDAAKDASNDAGASSPHAPN; encoded by the coding sequence GTGAATACCCTTATCCTTGCCGCGCGAACGAGTACGCTGGCCCTTGCGGCCACGCTGTGCGCGTGTACAGTCGGCCCCGACTACAAGGCGCCGATGACGGACGCGCCGCCCACGTGGCGTACGGATTCCTACTGGCGTCTTGCGCAGCCCTCGCATGCGCCGCTTACGCCGGACTGGTGGAAGGCGTTCGGCGACGCGACGCTCGATACGCTCGAAACGCAGGCGCTTGCGGAAAACCAGACGCTCGCCGCCGCCAGCGCGCATTACGCGCAGGCGCGCGCCACGCTCGCCAATACGCGCGCGCAACTGATTCCCGAAGTTGATCTGTCGGCCTCGGCGGCACGCCAGCGCATTTCGAAGAACCGGCCCGCCACGAGCTTCACGGTGCCGAATCAGTCGATGGTGCAAAACGACTTGCAGATCGGCCCGACGATCAACTACGACGTCGATCTGTTCGGCCGCATCCGCCGTGAAGTGGAGGGCGCGCGGGCGTCGGCGGAACAGTCGCGCGACGATCTCGCGAATGCGCGGCTCGTGCTCACCACCGATCTCGCCACCGACTATTTCTCACTGCGCGAGCTCGACGCGGAAATCGACGTATTGAACCGCTCGGTCCAGTTGCAACAGAAAGCGCTCGACTACGTGACGACCGAGCACGACCTTGGCTCCGTTTCCGGGCTCGACGTATTGCAGCAGAAGTCGCTGCTCGACCAGACGCGCGTTCAGGCGCAGCTTCTCGTCACACAGCGCGAGGCGTTCGCGCATGCGATCGCCGCGCTCGTCGCGGTGCCCGCCCCGCAGTTCTCGATCGAGCCGAAAGTGGTCGAGTATGCCGTGCCTGCGATCCCGCTTGGCCTGCCGAGCGACGTACTGCAGCGCCGCCCGGATATTGCATCGGCGGAACGCGCGATGGCGGCGGCGAATGCGCAGATCGGCGTCGCGAAGGCAGCATTCTTTCCGAGCCTGACGCTGACGCCGGGCATCGGCTGGCAAAGCACGGACCTCGCGAGCCTGTTTAGCGCGCCGAGCCTGGTGTGGACACTAGGCACCGCGGTGAGTCAGGTCGTGTTCGACGGGGGCCGGCGCGCGGCCAATGTCGATTTCGCCAGCGAGGGCTACAAGGCTGCGCAGGCCAATTACCGCCAGACTGTGCTGACGGCGTTCCAGCAGGTGCAGGACGGTATCACGGGGCTTTCCGTGCTGGATAGCGCCGCGTCCCAGTCGCACGATGCCGTGGCCGATGCGCAGCGGCTGCTGTCGCTCGCCAACGACCGCTATTCGGGCGGACTCGTCGCCTATCTGGATGTGATCACCGCGCAGCAATCATTGCTGACGAGCCAGCGTACGGACGTGCAGATTCACGGCCAGCAGATGACGACATCCGTCGCGCTCGTGAAGGCGCTCGGCGGTGGTTGGGACGTGCAACAAACGGATGCGCAGCGCATGCCGGGCGATGCGGCAAAAGATGCATCGAACGATGCCGGTGCATCGAGTCCGCACGCGCCGAACTGA
- a CDS encoding heavy metal response regulator transcription factor, with the protein MKLLIVEDEFKVVDYLRRGLTEQGWVVDVALDGEEGLHLASEFDYDIIVLDVMLPKRDGLSVLKALRMRKSTPVIMLTARDHVNDRVRGLREGADDYLTKPFSFLELVERLHALARRTRVQESTLICVGDLYVDLIGRRATRSGVRLDLTAKEFQLLSVLARRQGDILSKAIITELVWDVNFDSHTNVVETAIKRLRAKLDGPFQTKLLHTMRGMGYVLEVREEAEAS; encoded by the coding sequence ATGAAGCTGCTCATCGTGGAGGATGAATTCAAGGTCGTCGATTATCTGCGCCGTGGCCTGACGGAGCAGGGCTGGGTGGTCGACGTCGCGCTGGACGGCGAAGAGGGCCTGCATCTCGCGTCCGAGTTCGACTACGACATCATCGTGCTCGACGTGATGCTGCCCAAGCGTGACGGGCTCAGCGTGCTCAAGGCGCTGCGCATGCGCAAGTCCACGCCCGTCATCATGCTGACCGCGCGCGATCACGTGAACGACCGCGTACGCGGCCTGCGCGAAGGCGCGGACGACTATCTGACCAAGCCCTTTTCGTTTCTCGAACTGGTCGAGCGGCTGCACGCGCTCGCACGCCGCACGCGCGTGCAGGAATCGACGCTGATCTGCGTCGGTGACCTGTATGTCGATCTGATCGGCAGGCGCGCGACACGCAGCGGCGTGCGGCTCGATCTGACCGCGAAAGAGTTCCAGTTGCTCAGTGTGCTCGCGCGCCGGCAGGGGGATATCCTGTCGAAGGCGATCATCACGGAACTCGTCTGGGACGTGAACTTCGACAGCCACACGAACGTCGTCGAGACGGCGATCAAGCGGCTGCGCGCGAAGCTCGACGGCCCGTTCCAGACCAAGCTGCTGCACACCATGCGCGGCATGGGCTACGTGCTCGAAGTCCGCGAGGAAGCGGAGGCATCATGA
- a CDS encoding heavy metal sensor histidine kinase, whose product MTRSTRSIARRLALLFALVALSVFTLVDTGLFLVLRSQLEQRLRDSLDSRTEVARIIVHHAINRDKWRIAQEKLADMTPRDGTSAYSISSTNPLFNYGHAVTGTIAQQWRGDYARVTHNGTDHDLLTRTLTIPPNGERPQVQLQVATSYAPTEQALREFGLALAALSALGALGASLLSYWVTRIGLAPLRRLTVDASEVSADNRSQRLRTTELPFELNDLAHSFNGALERLDQAYVRLESFNADVAHELRTPVTILIGQTQVALTRNRSVDDLRRTLQSNLEEFERMRGIINDMLFLARADQGERATELVEVSLATEIARTIEFLEMPMEEAQVQAKLHGDAVARVNRSLFGRAFANLLINAIHHTTPGAMIRVTVSREAGRVWIAVANPGEPIMRDVLDHAFDRFYRAEQSRTNSRENHGLGLAIVKAVADMHGGVVFARSQDGVNTFGFSIMSADTARSPKTEPSAKDAQQLASRPVVSAPLKSP is encoded by the coding sequence ATGACTCGCTCGACCCGTTCCATCGCACGACGTCTCGCGCTGCTGTTCGCGCTCGTCGCGCTGTCTGTTTTTACGCTGGTGGACACGGGGCTGTTTCTCGTGCTGCGTTCGCAACTGGAGCAGCGCCTGCGCGATTCGCTCGATAGCCGCACGGAAGTCGCGCGGATCATCGTGCATCACGCGATCAACCGCGACAAGTGGCGCATCGCGCAAGAGAAGCTCGCGGACATGACGCCGCGCGACGGCACGAGTGCCTATTCGATTTCGAGCACGAATCCGCTGTTCAATTACGGGCACGCTGTGACGGGCACGATTGCGCAGCAATGGCGCGGCGACTATGCACGCGTCACGCACAACGGCACCGACCATGACTTGCTGACGCGGACGCTGACCATTCCGCCGAATGGCGAGCGTCCGCAGGTGCAGTTGCAGGTGGCGACCAGTTACGCGCCAACCGAGCAGGCGTTGCGCGAATTCGGCCTTGCGTTGGCGGCACTGTCGGCGCTTGGCGCGCTCGGCGCGTCGCTACTGAGCTACTGGGTCACGCGCATCGGCCTCGCGCCCTTGCGCAGATTGACCGTGGACGCATCCGAAGTGAGCGCCGATAACCGCTCGCAGCGGCTGCGCACCACCGAGCTTCCATTCGAGCTGAACGATCTCGCTCATTCGTTCAACGGTGCGCTGGAGCGGCTCGATCAGGCGTATGTGCGCCTCGAGTCGTTCAATGCCGACGTCGCGCACGAGTTGCGCACGCCTGTGACGATCCTGATTGGGCAGACGCAGGTGGCGTTGACGCGCAACCGTTCGGTCGATGATCTGCGCCGCACGCTGCAATCGAATCTCGAAGAGTTCGAGCGGATGCGCGGCATCATCAACGACATGCTGTTTCTGGCGCGCGCCGATCAGGGCGAGCGGGCGACGGAACTGGTCGAAGTGTCGCTTGCAACGGAAATTGCGCGCACCATCGAGTTCCTCGAAATGCCGATGGAAGAGGCGCAAGTGCAGGCGAAATTGCACGGCGATGCGGTGGCGCGCGTCAACCGTTCGCTGTTCGGCCGGGCTTTCGCGAACCTGCTGATCAACGCAATCCACCATACGACGCCCGGCGCGATGATCCGGGTGACGGTGTCGCGCGAAGCGGGCCGCGTGTGGATCGCCGTGGCGAATCCCGGCGAGCCGATCATGCGGGACGTGCTCGATCACGCGTTCGACCGCTTCTATCGCGCGGAACAGTCGCGCACGAACAGCCGCGAGAATCACGGCTTGGGGCTGGCGATCGTCAAGGCGGTCGCCGACATGCACGGCGGCGTGGTGTTCGCGCGCAGCCAGGACGGCGTGAACACGTTCGGGTTCTCGATCATGAGCGCCGATACGGCGCGTTCGCCGAAAACGGAGCCGTCCGCGAAGGATGCGCAGCAGCTTGCGTCACGGCCTGTGGTGTCGGCACCGCTCAAATCGCCGTGA
- a CDS encoding DUF3280 domain-containing protein, which produces MTACRSNDMCGLRRAGALCRLLAAAAALCTVSVTVAAAPPAIALLDCVVIDDNAAYNDASVTQSQQARAAMASTELRARVDQRGLYKVADNRPAAALIDGFTKTQDLSACNGCELEIGRKLGVQRVGVCWVQKISNLILNINLRIEDTANGQVVFQRSVDIRGNTDQSWRRGVDALVGLLASEPEAAH; this is translated from the coding sequence TTGACCGCCTGCCGTTCCAACGATATGTGTGGACTGCGGCGCGCTGGCGCGCTGTGTCGTCTGCTCGCCGCTGCCGCCGCACTCTGTACCGTTTCGGTGACAGTCGCCGCCGCGCCGCCTGCTATCGCGTTGCTTGACTGCGTCGTGATCGACGACAACGCGGCGTACAACGATGCCTCCGTCACCCAGTCGCAACAGGCGCGCGCCGCGATGGCAAGCACCGAGTTGCGCGCGCGTGTCGACCAGCGCGGCCTGTACAAGGTCGCGGACAATCGTCCGGCGGCGGCGCTGATCGACGGCTTCACGAAGACCCAGGACCTGAGCGCCTGCAACGGCTGCGAGCTGGAAATCGGCCGAAAGCTCGGCGTGCAACGCGTCGGCGTGTGCTGGGTGCAGAAAATCAGCAACCTGATCCTCAACATCAATCTGCGCATCGAAGACACGGCGAACGGACAGGTCGTGTTCCAGCGTTCCGTCGATATCCGCGGCAATACGGACCAATCGTGGCGTCGCGGCGTCGATGCACTCGTCGGGCTGCTCGCGTCAGAACCGGAAGCCGCGCATTGA
- a CDS encoding cytochrome D1 domain-containing protein, with translation MQCTTRHTRMAVSVALAVLLGAGIGQASAAAVAYVTSETNGVGVIDLDQMTLKKTIALGKDGPRGLSLTADGSKLLVANKTGDLSVIDTSTDKVITRVKIGKNPEFVRVHRGFAYVTYEPGESGPPPQALAANQGAQGAQGAGKPEGKPEAEAGGAPGKGGGHDDDDDANGPPAEVAIVDLKTMKVVRSVKSGHETEGVEFSPDGRELLVTNEGDDTVSVYRTGTGKLVRTVKMDKGSRPRGIKASPDHKQYVVTLENTNKFVVLDAATLKTLKTVDTKMGPYGVAFDPEGKHLLVAAARDKTLQVFDAKTYEHVADAPVGQRCWHFSFTPDGSKLLMACGRSNAVFVLDAKTYQTVGQIGDLPLAWGIVTSPPSQGSIESR, from the coding sequence ATGCAGTGCACGACCAGACATACACGCATGGCGGTATCCGTCGCGCTCGCCGTGCTGCTTGGCGCGGGTATCGGCCAGGCATCGGCAGCAGCCGTCGCTTACGTGACGAGCGAGACGAACGGCGTCGGCGTGATCGACCTCGACCAGATGACGCTGAAGAAGACCATCGCGCTCGGCAAGGACGGCCCGCGCGGCCTGAGCCTGACGGCAGACGGCAGCAAGCTGCTGGTGGCGAACAAGACGGGCGACCTGTCGGTGATCGATACGTCGACGGACAAGGTGATCACGCGCGTGAAGATCGGCAAGAACCCGGAGTTCGTGCGCGTGCATCGCGGGTTTGCGTATGTGACGTACGAGCCTGGCGAGAGCGGACCGCCGCCGCAGGCGCTGGCGGCGAATCAGGGCGCTCAGGGTGCTCAGGGCGCAGGCAAACCGGAAGGCAAGCCCGAAGCGGAGGCGGGCGGCGCGCCGGGGAAGGGCGGCGGCCACGACGACGATGACGACGCGAACGGCCCGCCCGCCGAAGTGGCGATCGTCGATCTGAAGACGATGAAGGTGGTGCGCTCGGTGAAGAGCGGGCACGAGACAGAGGGCGTCGAGTTTTCGCCGGATGGGCGCGAGCTGCTCGTCACCAACGAGGGCGACGATACGGTGTCGGTGTATCGCACCGGCACGGGCAAGCTCGTGCGCACGGTGAAGATGGACAAGGGCTCGCGGCCGCGCGGCATCAAGGCGTCGCCGGACCACAAGCAGTATGTGGTGACGCTGGAGAATACCAACAAGTTCGTCGTGCTCGACGCGGCGACATTGAAGACACTGAAGACGGTCGATACGAAGATGGGTCCGTACGGCGTCGCGTTCGATCCCGAGGGCAAGCATCTGCTCGTCGCCGCGGCGCGCGACAAGACCTTGCAGGTGTTCGATGCGAAGACGTACGAGCACGTGGCCGACGCGCCTGTCGGGCAGCGCTGCTGGCATTTCAGCTTCACGCCGGATGGGTCGAAATTGCTGATGGCGTGCGGGCGCTCGAATGCCGTGTTCGTGCTCGATGCAAAGACCTATCAGACGGTCGGGCAGATTGGCGATTTGCCGCTGGCGTGGGGTATCGTGACGTCGCCGCCGAGTCAGGGGTCGATTGAGTCGCGGTGA
- a CDS encoding TonB-dependent receptor — MKPSRRKSRRARLHPRKRAFQLMFSSALASLCAAAWSQEAAPPPADTPPADVQQTAQNTTQEAEMPSILVIGTTPLIGIGTAIELVPANVQTIRGREIDQQHPNTLTDYFATNLTSVDINDAQGNPSQMDINYRGFTASPLLGTPQGLSVFMDGVRINEPFGDVVNWDLIPQAAIDTIQLIPGSNPTFGLNTLGGAIAITTKNGSNSPGGEAEISGGSFGRKSAQIQQGGMVGSNLDYYFTANATNDDGWADHNGSRLRQAFGKLRYHDADTTLSISGGGADNTLDGSQTIPRSFLDNRNQAYTFPDQNNNTVGYLTIAGEHYFTPNVQLSGTLYYRHYRNKNVSSNVNDDFDPDDPDDAPPATNVQSTVFTQSYGGSLQLALLQNLFGKRNELTLGVAADLANTHFTQASQDATFTDTRATIGTGPFVSTTDAKTRNETYGIYFTDTFSFTEQWALTFAGRYNWSRTTIGDESGVQPLLDGRHVFSRFNPAVGITYNPTDALTAYFTYNEGMRSPTSIELACADPDAPCSLPNDFIADPSLKPVISKTFEIGARGRIGSNTTWSAALYRTTLDDDIQFISSNGAASSLGFFQNVGKTRRQGFEVAGRTKYGPVGVSASYSYIDATYQSTWTESSASNSSADAEGNITVKPGDKIPGIPQNTVKLRVDYTPFAAWNIGTSLTYRGSIFARGDENNQDVNGTVAGYFLIDLDTTYNVTKQLQVFATVKNLLNKHYANFAILGENFFNGPNHTFDPGGVTNEQFLGIGAPRGVWVGLRYAWK; from the coding sequence ATGAAACCCTCACGGCGCAAATCACGACGCGCCCGTCTGCATCCTCGCAAGCGCGCTTTCCAACTGATGTTCAGCAGCGCGCTGGCCAGTCTGTGCGCGGCAGCCTGGTCGCAGGAGGCCGCGCCGCCGCCCGCCGATACACCGCCCGCCGACGTGCAGCAGACCGCGCAGAATACGACACAGGAAGCCGAGATGCCGTCGATTCTCGTGATCGGCACCACGCCGCTGATCGGCATCGGCACCGCGATCGAACTGGTGCCCGCCAACGTGCAGACTATCCGCGGCCGCGAGATTGACCAGCAGCATCCGAACACGCTCACCGACTACTTCGCGACCAATCTGACGAGCGTCGATATCAACGACGCACAGGGCAACCCGTCGCAGATGGACATCAACTATCGCGGCTTCACGGCTTCGCCGCTGCTCGGCACGCCGCAGGGGCTGTCGGTGTTCATGGATGGCGTGCGCATCAACGAGCCGTTCGGCGACGTCGTCAACTGGGATCTGATCCCGCAGGCCGCGATCGATACGATCCAGCTGATTCCCGGCTCCAATCCGACCTTCGGCCTCAACACGCTCGGCGGCGCGATTGCGATCACGACGAAGAACGGCAGTAATTCGCCCGGGGGCGAAGCGGAGATCAGCGGCGGATCGTTTGGTCGCAAGAGCGCGCAGATCCAGCAAGGCGGCATGGTCGGCAGCAACCTCGACTACTACTTCACCGCGAACGCGACCAACGACGACGGCTGGGCCGATCACAACGGCAGCCGCTTGCGGCAGGCTTTCGGCAAGCTGCGCTATCACGATGCCGACACGACGCTGTCGATCTCCGGTGGCGGCGCGGACAATACACTCGACGGCTCGCAGACGATTCCGCGCTCGTTTCTCGACAACCGCAATCAGGCGTACACGTTTCCCGATCAGAACAACAACACGGTCGGCTATCTGACGATTGCGGGCGAGCACTATTTCACGCCCAATGTGCAGTTGAGCGGCACGCTCTACTATCGCCACTATCGCAACAAGAACGTCAGCAGCAACGTGAACGACGACTTCGATCCCGATGACCCCGACGATGCACCGCCCGCCACCAACGTGCAGTCGACGGTGTTCACCCAAAGCTACGGCGGGAGTCTGCAACTGGCGCTGTTGCAGAACCTGTTCGGCAAGCGCAATGAACTGACGCTCGGCGTCGCCGCCGATCTTGCGAATACGCACTTCACGCAGGCATCGCAAGACGCGACGTTCACCGACACACGCGCGACGATCGGCACCGGTCCGTTCGTATCGACGACGGATGCGAAGACACGCAACGAAACTTACGGCATCTATTTCACCGACACGTTCTCGTTCACCGAACAATGGGCGTTGACGTTTGCGGGCCGCTACAACTGGTCCCGCACGACGATCGGCGACGAGAGCGGCGTGCAGCCGCTACTGGATGGACGTCATGTGTTTTCGCGCTTCAACCCTGCTGTCGGCATCACTTACAATCCGACCGATGCGCTCACCGCGTACTTCACTTACAACGAAGGCATGCGCTCGCCGACATCGATCGAACTGGCGTGCGCGGACCCGGATGCGCCCTGCTCGCTGCCGAACGATTTCATTGCAGACCCGTCGCTGAAGCCCGTCATTTCGAAGACGTTCGAAATCGGCGCGCGCGGGCGCATCGGCAGCAACACGACGTGGAGCGCCGCGCTGTATCGCACGACGCTCGACGACGATATCCAGTTCATCAGCAGCAATGGCGCGGCGAGCTCGCTCGGGTTCTTCCAGAACGTCGGCAAGACGCGCCGGCAAGGCTTCGAAGTCGCGGGCCGCACGAAGTACGGCCCGGTTGGCGTGAGCGCGAGCTATAGCTATATCGACGCGACTTATCAGTCGACGTGGACCGAGAGCAGCGCGAGCAATTCGAGCGCGGACGCGGAGGGCAACATCACGGTCAAGCCAGGCGACAAAATTCCCGGCATTCCGCAGAACACGGTGAAGCTGCGCGTCGACTACACGCCATTCGCGGCGTGGAATATCGGCACCAGCCTCACGTATCGCGGCAGCATCTTCGCGCGCGGCGACGAGAACAATCAGGATGTGAATGGCACGGTTGCCGGTTATTTCCTAATCGATCTCGACACCACGTACAACGTAACGAAGCAGCTTCAGGTGTTTGCGACCGTCAAGAATCTGCTGAACAAGCACTATGCGAACTTTGCGATTCTCGGCGAGAACTTCTTCAATGGACCGAACCATACGTTCGATCCGGGCGGCGTCACCAATGAGCAGTTTCTTGGGATCGGCGCGCCGCGCGGGGTGTGGGTTGGGTTGAGGTATGCGTGGAAGTGA
- a CDS encoding histidine kinase produces the protein MCVVVLTVIVGALCSTFDVTELAYRWSRRAERYQLDELPVTLFVLAAGLAWFSWRRYRDSQKELQRRRAAEEEAARLLAENRRLASQGIEAQEAERRHLARELHDELGQYLNAIALDAARIRDLSAQNGEVHRAALAVLQSAGFVYRQIGGMIRKLRPIGLDELGLPSALEHCVEGWRERLPDASFKLTIDGDFDGFTDALNITLYRLVQEALTNVSKFARESNVEIYLVRAPASRERVEEIVVTVADDGPGVDLSKPRIGLGLIGMRERVEALCGEFHVASEPARGFLLCARVPTQLGLPEPNASIDPAEPKNS, from the coding sequence ATGTGCGTCGTGGTGTTGACGGTGATCGTCGGCGCGCTGTGCTCGACCTTCGACGTCACCGAACTCGCGTACCGCTGGAGCCGCCGCGCCGAGCGCTATCAGCTCGATGAGCTGCCCGTCACGCTGTTCGTGCTCGCGGCGGGGCTGGCGTGGTTCTCATGGCGGCGCTATCGGGATTCGCAGAAGGAATTGCAGCGCCGCCGCGCGGCGGAAGAGGAAGCCGCGCGGCTTCTCGCCGAGAACCGGCGGCTCGCGAGCCAGGGCATCGAGGCGCAGGAAGCCGAGCGCCGTCATCTCGCGCGCGAACTGCACGACGAACTGGGGCAATACCTGAACGCGATTGCACTCGATGCCGCACGGATTCGCGACCTGTCGGCGCAAAACGGCGAGGTGCATCGCGCGGCGCTTGCCGTGCTGCAAAGCGCGGGCTTCGTGTATCGGCAGATTGGCGGGATGATCCGCAAGCTGCGGCCCATCGGCCTCGACGAACTCGGTCTGCCGAGCGCGCTCGAACATTGTGTGGAAGGCTGGCGCGAGCGGTTGCCCGACGCGTCGTTCAAGCTGACCATCGACGGCGACTTCGACGGCTTCACGGACGCGCTCAACATCACGCTCTACCGGCTCGTGCAGGAAGCGCTGACGAACGTGTCGAAGTTCGCGCGCGAATCGAATGTCGAAATCTATCTGGTGAGAGCGCCTGCCAGCCGCGAGCGGGTTGAAGAGATCGTCGTCACGGTCGCCGACGATGGCCCCGGCGTCGATCTGTCGAAGCCGCGCATCGGGCTAGGGTTGATCGGCATGCGCGAACGCGTGGAAGCGCTATGCGGCGAGTTTCATGTTGCGAGCGAGCCGGCGCGCGGCTTTCTGCTGTGCGCGCGTGTGCCAACTCAGCTCGGGCTGCCTGAGCCGAACGCTTCCATCGATCCCGCCGAACCGAAAAACTCATGA
- a CDS encoding response regulator transcription factor, producing MTTPAISVLLVDDHAVVREGYRRLLELSPDVRVAGEAADATQAYQRFCALQPDVVVMDLALPGASGIEAMRRMLAREPEARVLIFSVHEETLFVRRAFDAGACGYVTKASAPDVLVEAVRAVARRVRYLSADVSHALALRTMFSEGPPGRQLSAREFEVLRLLVQGFTLPVIAERLGLSQKTIANHQSAIRQKFGANNGVQLVQIAQRLGLQFSELAAPHEFFGSAGSMEAFGSGSPS from the coding sequence ATGACGACGCCCGCTATTTCCGTGCTTCTCGTCGACGATCACGCCGTCGTGCGCGAGGGCTACCGAAGGCTGCTAGAACTGAGCCCCGATGTGCGCGTCGCGGGCGAAGCCGCGGATGCGACGCAGGCTTATCAGCGCTTCTGCGCGTTGCAGCCGGATGTCGTCGTGATGGATCTCGCGTTGCCTGGCGCGAGCGGGATCGAAGCGATGCGGCGCATGCTCGCGAGAGAGCCGGAAGCGCGCGTGCTGATTTTCAGCGTGCACGAAGAGACGCTTTTCGTGCGGCGCGCATTCGATGCCGGCGCATGCGGCTATGTGACGAAAGCAAGTGCACCCGATGTGCTCGTCGAAGCGGTGCGCGCCGTCGCGCGGCGCGTGCGCTATCTCAGCGCCGATGTGTCGCATGCGCTCGCGCTACGAACGATGTTCAGCGAAGGGCCGCCCGGAAGGCAACTGTCCGCGCGCGAGTTCGAAGTACTGCGCCTGCTCGTGCAAGGCTTTACGCTGCCCGTGATCGCCGAAAGGCTCGGGCTGAGCCAGAAGACGATTGCCAATCATCAGTCCGCCATCCGGCAGAAGTTCGGCGCGAACAATGGCGTGCAACTCGTGCAGATCGCGCAGCGCCTCGGTTTGCAGTTCTCCGAGCTTGCCGCGCCTCATGAGTTTTTCGGTTCGGCGGGATCGATGGAAGCGTTCGGCTCAGGCAGCCCGAGCTGA
- the pqqE gene encoding pyrroloquinoline quinone biosynthesis protein PqqE: MTDLSTPTQENAQQAARSSVGPPLWLLAELTYRCPLHCAFCYNPVDYTSHRDELSTAQWIDVLRQGRKLGSAQLGFSGGEPLMRDDLEVLVAEAHGLGFYTNLITSGVGLTDARLDTLKANGLDHIQLSFQDSTQELNDFLSSTRTFDLKNRVARSIKAHGFPMVLNCVLHRYNLPHVDKIIDMALAMGAEYLELANTQYYGWAHANRAQLMPTAEQLQGAEAVVERYRKEIGNRCKIFFVVPDYFETRPKRCMNGWGSVFLGVAPDGAALPCHSARSLPGLTFPNVKDTPLEHIWYDSDAFNRFRGFEWMKEPCRSCDEKTNDLGGCRCQAYLLTLDAANADPVCDKSPHHEQVVRVVRDAAQRPATLAPNEQPVTFRNDANSKRLSADTREMTAPPHTERTRP, translated from the coding sequence ATGACCGATCTCTCGACACCCACACAGGAGAACGCGCAGCAAGCCGCGCGCAGCAGCGTCGGGCCGCCGTTATGGCTGCTTGCGGAACTGACGTATCGTTGCCCGCTCCATTGCGCGTTCTGCTACAACCCCGTCGACTACACGAGCCATCGCGACGAGCTGAGCACCGCGCAATGGATCGACGTCTTGCGGCAGGGCCGCAAACTCGGTTCGGCGCAACTGGGTTTCTCCGGCGGCGAACCGCTGATGCGCGACGATCTCGAAGTACTCGTCGCCGAAGCACACGGCCTCGGCTTCTATACGAACCTCATCACGTCGGGTGTCGGCCTGACGGATGCGCGGCTCGATACGCTGAAGGCCAACGGGCTCGATCACATTCAACTGTCGTTTCAGGACTCAACCCAGGAACTCAACGACTTCCTCAGCAGCACCCGCACCTTCGACCTGAAGAACCGCGTCGCACGCTCGATCAAGGCGCATGGCTTTCCGATGGTGCTCAACTGCGTCCTGCATCGCTACAACCTGCCGCATGTCGACAAGATCATCGACATGGCGCTGGCAATGGGCGCTGAATATCTCGAGCTTGCGAACACGCAGTACTACGGCTGGGCGCACGCGAACCGCGCGCAACTGATGCCGACTGCGGAGCAATTGCAGGGAGCGGAAGCCGTCGTCGAACGTTACCGGAAGGAGATCGGCAACCGCTGCAAGATTTTCTTCGTGGTGCCCGACTACTTCGAAACACGGCCCAAGCGCTGCATGAACGGCTGGGGCTCGGTGTTTCTCGGCGTCGCGCCCGATGGCGCCGCACTGCCCTGCCATTCGGCGCGCTCTCTGCCGGGCCTCACGTTTCCGAACGTGAAGGACACGCCGCTCGAGCACATCTGGTACGACAGTGACGCCTTCAACCGCTTTCGCGGCTTTGAATGGATGAAGGAGCCTTGCCGGAGCTGCGACGAAAAGACCAACGATCTCGGCGGCTGCCGATGCCAGGCGTATCTGTTGACGCTCGACGCCGCCAACGCCGATCCCGTCTGCGACAAGTCTCCGCATCACGAGCAGGTTGTGCGCGTCGTGCGCGATGCGGCCCAACGTCCGGCGACGCTGGCGCCGAACGAACAGCCCGTCACGTTCCGCAACGACGCGAACTCGAAACGCCTCAGCGCCGACACGCGCGAGATGACAGCGCCCCCTCACACCGAGAGAACGCGACCATGA